One window of Pelmatolapia mariae isolate MD_Pm_ZW linkage group LG18, Pm_UMD_F_2, whole genome shotgun sequence genomic DNA carries:
- the LOC134617496 gene encoding myomegalin-like isoform X4, protein MFDLKMKEVCRICGRELCGNQRKWIFHPAAKLNLHVLLSYAVGQELTRDGRGEFACSKCTFMLDRMYRFDTVIARVEALSIERLQRLLQEKHRLRQCISGLYRKTNSDEGAVTLSGSDDGPGDGMVDISGLTHAKYCALLQEDLVYSLYESWADDSLDCQHHHHPQCPAAKGSEVTVEGSQRCTPSTPRRCRGCSYWRVADSDYEAVCKVPRKLARSISCGPSTRYSASVVGGSVTGGGAGGEGERKNVEDSEDVPSSQTLVPGSQDPSRTSDSDRTLAGRASSSPSIASLEAAEEYIQPGAITDGSLSSPVDAIEDQISDSLSEEHMGAPLGQASPRRTFSLALSLLQSCAVYRPVRSTKGSKLPVFLRRSSSNGGTRLSFTDPVMGMPYGSPNGERYNHTPTPELDTPLIRVDTGLDQDLNLADMEKLFEDLYKEYPPPPPHQSLVEEQQSQLNQYECAAGQCVSELQKAQLQVQSLQAKIQESEANNMKLQEKLSEMECELRSLRQASQSQERTIQGLTESLSTKDSEAQELYQLIEGQNTTLCKLQEIAHHSQLAQSKAPAGVSESLALAQLQGELVGVQSSLFSLGLELEASQRSLRQSQRQADDLMRFKERLNSDLQEALQHREVTEKHNQDLRCALHKLRTELQAKEAALKESEAEKHALTQEKDRSVAQLKIALQDKEQQLQEYSEMAESTGSSKPNPRDALLEKLRERIKERDRALEQSIDDKFRCVEEREGQVRRLQLALREKERDLERLRCILSNNEETITSLDGLVRGKELELEQAAEAYRNLQWLKQQSDEKERNSLREKDTIITQLQAALQTRSQEAQDLTAVLVARVQAGPTEVVEELKARLALKEKLFQELLGDRSRQSKEHQAQIQDLLSTLSSKDQYLQDYSYRLSLVISERTGQLQELRKQLSEREQELHELRWDKERDTGGETEHLQSLLKEKEAFIKELMKAQEEAKQPFSKESEAEIKALKEDMQLVLKKEAEAQKEISALRSSLAHQQSEGDATKDSTDHKHVLEQLVSEYNKLNDALRAEKRLYQNLTHIHKSDSSSEKIQALHMELDSVQALRRQLEEVLSRTRNTALLLDRAAKRQPDFGELSTEEEEGDDEDGSSEEFTDSIEEDDDSVNARSLTSGQTSVKAQGPECVTRGLVRGAQSQRADVKQLDEARKTLEFELEEIKSQLERDGYTSVSQMRSALQKLQRENQALKENQVRAGVVGTNTEKSLSPEEEQEEEEEEEEEEEEEEEEEEEEEEEEEDTEEEDELETSPVPAGKRGPPCVSLSSEPGKRHCMRPCSLNLGTLTSHHLTHQPEAETAVAGDSSQVRALWRDKEDGLREQASRLHTDLTLSQQENRELQERLMVSEATVQAQAEQLKEYRDLLTETSVQQANKQVQVDLQDLGYETCGRSENEAEREDTSSPEFDDLEMCTSLSHPQDCEGGGWYAGSCSSNRGAYEMRDESASLQHLVQDLRSQLTRCHKVIRGLQLRVRSLSATSDYASSLERTPRKVNWALERSPAPSGVDEDEGWLSDTQGARPGSKPSRELQELMERVASLEAQLKTTRSEGKGQAEEGKCATWPGKYNSLIQAQARELSHLRQRMREGQGVCHILTQHLGDTTKAFEELLRANDIDYYMGQSFREQLAQSTALAQRVVTKISGRERVESHDDKTGHELLALRLSKELQQKDKIIESLHTKLQHRPETPSSCHALSETTDQSDRTSLVSDEYQTNEDLELCSDLDTREYQEEHRLRQPGLGLDPEGFPEPHDKALFTLSPNQHNQHGLSSYSQLSHHAFQPYQLGGIPTGHLMKSDSGLMSGGPLWDMENFVGSYSGSSPHQPGSSQTGVNLIEEHLQEVRCLRQRLEESIRTNERLRQQLEEKLATTGRDGGAPTNIYIQGLDTVTQLSNEIRVLKEENLGLQSRLQASTDTSEEVVQLREAVFTARARLKQSELEAEQWKEELRRLQAHSQEQGQQIHTLRQERQAGQEKTNRLQHEVSLLQQQLCESRELIHSLQSELHVYDRVCSSTKANKGYLCEVPVLPVELGELLGEVRSLRAQLQNSVQENSALKQLELHKQLEQKLGVGSPRTPSLSALTASPQRENFYRRQLLHDPAPSPPVRDIGLFNCGSPGPPYSDLDDSHSTANADPLDPHSELEGDAPDGSFANRHGRHAIGHVDDFSALQQQVLEGRSLVQRMEMTLQACLGPPMLDVNQKQSSELILDYGCVRSLLSNTKTLRQILEEAMSLLKMFWRAALPSTDPSIQNLKKEQCMQEEILSLKLRVSEQEEVLKGTIQRLRSTSRTKESMEHFIVSQLSRTRDVLKKARTNLETNKLRLSSLSSSSSSPYAAEEPGGAARERPADRSFLKAGGASGVTATRTSQRTAARKRSSQCLL, encoded by the exons ATGTTTGATCTCAAGATGAAGGAGGTGTGTCGTATTTGTGGACGGGAGCTCTGTGGCAACCAGCGAAAATGGATCTTCCATCCTGCTGCCAAACTCAACCTGCACGTGCTGCTCTCTTATGCTGTGGGGCAGGAGCTGACCCGGGACGGCAGAGGAGAGTTTGCCTGCTCCAAGTGCACCTTCATGCTGGACCGCATGTACCGCTTCGACACAGTCATCGCTCGTGTGGAGGCACTGTCCATCGAGAGGTTGCAGCGGCTCCTGCAGGAGAAGCATCGACTGAGGCAGTGCATCAGCGGGCTCTATCGGAAAACCAATTCAGATGAAGGGGCTGTAACATTAAGTGGAAGTGATGACGGACCAGGGGATGGGATGGTGGATATTTCAGGGCTAACTCATGCAAAGTATTGCGCCCTGCTCCAGGAGGATTTAGTCTACTCTTTGTATGAGTCCTGGGCAGATGACAGCCTGGACTGCCAACATCACCACCATCCTCAATGTCCTGCTGCTAAAGGGTCAGAGGTTACAGTTGAAGGCTCACAACGGTGTACGCCCAGCACTCCCAGAAGGTGCCGGGGATGTTCTTATTGGCGGGTGGCAGACTCTGATTATGAAGCTGTCTGTAAGGTGCCCAGAAAGTTGGCCCGGAGTATTTCTTGTGGGCCATCAACCAGATATTCAGCCAGTGTGGTTGGGGGAAGTGTGACTGGAGGTGGTGCAGgtggagaaggagagaggaaaaatGTGGAAGATTCAGAAGACGTCCCCTCCTCTCAGACTCTAGTTCCTGGATCTCAGGACCCCTCGAGGACCTCAGATAGTGATCGCACTTTAGCTGGGCGAGCCAGCTCAAGCCCCTCTATAGCATCCCTGGAGGCAGCTGAGGAATATATTCAGCCTGGAGCCATAACAGATGGATCCCTGAGCTCCCCAGTGGATGCAATAGAAGACCAGATATCTGACTCCCTCTCTGAGGAGCACATGGGAGCTCCACTTGGCCAAGCCTCTCCTAGACGCACTTTCTCTCTAGCCCTCTCTTTGCTGCAAAGCTGTGCTGTCTACCGGCCAGTCCGGAGCACAAAAGGGAGCAAGCTCCCAGTCTTTCTCAGACGAAGCTCCAGCAACGGGGGCACAAGGTTGTCCTTTACCGATCCCGTTATGGGAATGCCTTATGGAAGCCCAAACGGAGAGAGATACAATCACACACCAACACCTGAGCTGGATACCCCTCTGATCAGAGTGGACACTGGGCTGGATCAGGATCTGAACCTGGCAGACATGGAGAAATTATTTGAAGATTTGTACAAAGAgtatcctcctcctcctccccaccAG AGTCTTGTTGAAGAGCAGCAGAGCCAGCTGAACCAGTATGAGTGTGCGGCCGGTCAGTGTGTCAGCGAGCTGCAGAAGGCCCAGCTCCAGGTCCAATCCCTGCAGGCCAAGATCCAAGAGAGCGAGGCCAACAACATG AAGCTGCAGGAGAAGCTGAGTGAGATGGAGTGCGAGCTACGTTCGCTTCGCCAGGCCTCTCAGAGTCAGGAAAGAACCATTCagggcctcacagagtctctcaGCACCAAAGACAGcgag GCCCAGGAGCTGTACCAGCTGATTGAAGGGCAGAACACCACACTTTGCAAGCTGCAGGAAATAGCCCATCACAGCCAGCTTGCTCAAAGCAAG GCTCCGGCAGGAGTTAGCGAGTCCTTGGCGCTTGCTCAGCTGCAGGGCGAGCTGGTCGGGGTGCAGAGCTCCCTGTTCTCTCTTGGGCTGGAGCTGGAGGCCAGCCAGAGGAGTCTGAGACAGAGCCAGAGGCAAGCCGATGACCTGATGAGGTTCAAGGAGAGACTAAACTCAGATCTACAGGAGGCACTGCAGCACAGAGAGGTCACCGAAAAACACAATCAG GACCTGCGCTGCGCCCTTCACAAACTTCGCACTGAGCTTCAGGCCAAAGAAGCAGCTTTAAAGGAGAGCGAAGCAGAGAAACACGCTCTGACGCAGGAGAAAGACCGGAGCGTCGCACAGCTCAAAATCGCTCTGCAGGACAAGGAGCAACAGTTGCAG GAGTACTCAGAGATGGCGGAATCAACGGGAAGCTCCAAACCAAATCCAAGAGACGCCCTGCTGGAGAAACTGAGGGAGCGCATTAAAGAAAGAGACAGAGCTCTGGAG CAATCCATCGATGACAAGTTCCGCTGTGTGGAGGAGCGTGAGGGCCAGGtgaggaggctgcagctggctcTGAGAGAGAAGGAGCGAGACCTGGAGAGACTCCGCTGCATTCTGTCCAACAACGAGGAGACCATCACG AGTCTTGACGGTTTGGTGCGGGGTAAAGAGCTGGAGCTGGAGCAGGCAGCAGAGGCCTACAGGAACCTCCAGTGGTTGAAGCAGCAGAGCGACGAGAAGGAGAGAAACTCcctgagagagaaagacaccATCATAACCCAGCTACAAGCAGCACTACAGACACGCAGCCAGGAGGCTCAG GATCTCACAGCTGTCCTCGTCGCCAGAGTTCAGGCCGGTCCCACTGAGGTTGTGGAGGAGCTGAAGGCTCGGTTGGCTCTGAAAGAGAAACTCTTCCAGGAGCTTTTGGGAGACCGCAGCCGGCAGTCTAAGGAACACCAAGCACAGATCCAGGATCTGCTCAGCACTCTCAGCTCCAAAGACCAGTATCTGCAG GACTACTCCTACAGGCTTTCCTTAGTGATCAGTGAGCGGACTGGCCAGCTACAGGAGCTTCGCAAGCAGCTGTCAGAAAGAGAGCAGGAGCTGCATGAACTGAGATGGGACAAGGAGAGAGACACGGGAGGAGAGACGGAGCATCTGCAGAGTCTCCTTAAAGAGAAGGAGGCTTTTATCAAG GAACTGATGAAGGCCCAGGAAGAGGCCAAGCAGCCGTTTTCCAAGGAGAGCGAGGCAGAGATCAAGGCTCTGAAGGAAGACATGCAGCTGGTGCTGAAAAAGGAGGCAGAGGCTCAG AAGGAGATCTCTGCTCTGCGTTCGTCTTTAGCTCACCAGCAGTCAGAAGGAGATGCCACAAAAGACAGCACTGATCACAAA CATGTGCTTGAGCAGCTGGTATCAGAGTACAACAAGCTGAATGACGCCCTGAGGGCAGAGAAGAGGTTATACCAAAATCTCACTCACATTCATAAGAGTGACAG cagctcagagAAGATCCAGGCCCTCCACATGGAGTTGGATTCAGTTCAGGCACTCCGCAGACAGCTGGAGGAGGTCCTCTCTCGGACCCGTAACACGGCCCTGCTACTGGACAGGGCAGCTAAAAGGCAGCCTGACTTTGGAG AGCTCAgcacagaggaggaagagggagacGATGAAGACGGCAGCAGTGAGGAGTTCACAGACAGCATAGAGGAGGATGACGATAGCGTGAATGCCAGAAGTTTGACCTCCGGTCAG ACTTCTGTTAAGGCTCAAGGACCTGAGTGTGTGACCCGAGGGCTGGTGAGGGGGGCACAATCCCAGAGAGCTGATGTAAAGCAGCTCGATGAAGCAAGGAAGACACTCGAGTTCGAGCTTGAAGAAATAAAGTCACAGCTGGAGAGGGATGGATACACCTCTGTATCTCAGATGAG GAGTGCCCTGCAGAAGCTGCAAAGGGAGAACCAGGCCCTAAAAGAAAACCAGGTACGAGCTGGAGTGGTGGggacaaacacagagaagaGTCTGAGCCCAGAAGAAgaacaggaagaagaagaggaggaggaagaagaagaagaggaggaggaggaagaagaagaagaagaggaggaggaggaagaggatacTGAGGAAGAAGATGAACTGGAAACATCTCCGGTGCCGGCGGGGAAGCGAGGTCCTCCATGTGTTAGTCTGAGCAGCGAGCCAGGGAAGAGGCACTGCATGAGGCCATGCTCTCTGAACCTGGGCACACTGACATCTCACCATCTCACACACCAACCTGAAGCG GAGACAGCGGTCGCTGGTGACAGCTCTCAGGTCAGAGCGCTCTGGCGAGATAAAGAGGATGGCCTCCGTGAACAGGCGTCTCGTCTGCACACTGATCTGACTCTGAGCCAGCAGGAGAACAGAGAGCTGCAAGAGAGGCTGATGGTGTCTGAGGCCACGGTCCAAGCTCAGGCCGAACAGCTGAAGGAGTACAGAGATCTGCTCA CTGAGACGTCTGTCCAGCAGGCCAACAAGCAGGTGCAGGTGGATCTTCAGGATCTGGGTTATGAAACTTGTGGCCGGAGTGAGAACGAAGCAGAGAGAGAAGACACCAGCAGCCCAG agTTTGACGACCTAGAGATGTGCACATCGCTGTCCCATCCTCAGGACTGTGAGGGTGGTGGCTGGTACGCTGGAAGCTGCAGCAGTAACAGAGGCGCTTATGAAATGAGGGATGAGTCGGCGTCTCTCCAGCATCTGGTCCAGGATCTGCGCTCACAGCTGACTCGCTGTCACAAAGTGATCCGTGGACTGCAGCTCCGTGTCCGGTCTTTGTCTGCGACCAGCGACTACGCCTCCAGCTTGGAGCGCACCCCCCGCAAG GTAAACTGGGCGCTTGAAAGATCACCAGCCCCGAGTGGTGTGGATGAGGATGAAGGTTGGTTATCTGATACCCAAGGGGCTCGTCCAGGGTCCAAGCCCAGCAGGGAGCTCCAAGAACTGATGGAACGAGTCGCGTCGCTGGAGGCTCAGTTGAAAACTACCAGATCGGAGGGCAAAGGCCAAGCAGAAGAAGGGAAATGTGCCACCTGGCCTGG GAAGTACAACTCTCTGATCCAGGCTCAAGCTCGTGAGCTGTCCCACCTGAGGCAGCGGATGAGAGAAGGGCAAGGAGTCTGTCACATCCTGACCCAACACCTGGGAGACACCACCAAG GCTTTTGAGGAGCTCCTGCGGGCCAATGATATTGACTACTACATGGGTCAGAGCTTCAGAGAGCAGCTGGCACAGAGCACCGCCCTTGCACAAAGAGTGGTCACCAAGATTAGCGGAC GAGAACGTGTAGAGAGCCATGACGACAAGACAGGCCACGAGTTGCTCGCCTTGCG GTTAAGTAAGGAGTTGCAGCAGAAAGATAAAATCATTGAATCACTCCACACGAAGCTGCAGCACCGTCCCGAGACCCCGTCCAGTTGCCACGCCCTCTCTGAGACTACGGACCAATCAGATAGGACCTCCTTGGTGTCCGATGAGTACCAAACCAATGAAGACTTGGAGCTGTGCTCTGATTTGGACACCAGGGAATATCAGGAGGAACACCGACTCCGGCAGCCAGGACTTGGATTAGATCCGGAAG GCTTCCCAGAGCCTCATGACAAGGCTCTGTTCACCCTTTCACCTAATCAACACAACCAGCATGGCCTGTCAAGCTACAGCCAGCTATCCCATCATGCCTTTCAACCCTACCAACTGGGGGGCATCCCTACAGGCCACTTAATGAAGTCTGACTCAGGTTTAATGTCAGGGGGGCCTTTGTGGGACATGGAAAACTTCGTCGGAAGTTATTCTGGATCATCTCCGCACCAACCAGGAAGCAGCCAAACAG GGGTAAATTTGATAGAGGAACACCTGCAGGAGGTGAGGTGTCTTCGCCAACGCCTGGAGGAGTCCATTAGGACCAATGAGAGGCTTCGTCAACAGCTTGAGGAAAAACTGGCCACCACTGGACGTGATGGAG gGGCTCCAACCAACATTTATATTCAGGGACTGGACACAGTCACTCAGCTGTCCAATGAGATCAGAGTCCTGAAGGAAGAAAACTTGGGTCTGCAGTCCCGCTTGCAGGCCAGCACAG ACACAAGTGAGGAGGTGGTGCAATTGAGGGAGGCGGTGTTTACAGCACGTGCTCGCCTGAAGCAATCAGAGCTGGAAGCTGAGCAGTGGAAGGAGGAACTCAGGCGCCTTCAGGCCCACAGTCAGGAGCAGGGACAGCAGATTCACACATTAAGGCAGGAGCGACAGGCGGGGCAGGAGAAAACCAACAG GCTCCAGCACGAGGTGTCACTACTCCAGCAGCAGCTATGTGAGAGCAGGGAACTGATCCACTCCCTGCAGAGCGAACTACACGTCTATGATCGAGTGTGTTCCAGCACAAAGGCCAACAAAG GCTACCTGTGCGAGGTACCAGTTCTACCAGTAGAGTTGGGGGAGTTGTTGGGAGAGGTGAGGAGCCTACGGGCTCAGTTGCAAAACAGTGTCCAGGAGAACAGCGCTCTCAAACAGCTGGAGCTCCACAAGCAACTGGAACAAAAGCTGGGCGTGGGCTCACCTCGGACTCCCTCGCTCTCTGCTCTCACTGCCAGCCCTCAGAGGGAAAACTTCTACAGACGTCAGCTGCTTCATG ACCCAGCTCCATCTCCACCAGTCAGGGACATTGGTCTCTTTAACTGTGGATCTCCTGGTCCTCCCTACTCAGACTTGGATGACAGCCATAGCACTGCCAATG CAGACCCTCTTGATCCACACTCTGAGCTGGAGGGGGATGCGCCCGATGGATCATTCGCGAACCGTCATGGTCGTCACGCCATTGGTCACGTGGATGACTTCAGTGCTTTGCAGCAGcaagtcctcgagggccggagCCTCGTCCAGCGCATGGAGATGACCCTGCAGGCCTGCCTCGGTCCACCAATGCTGGATGTAAACCAGAAACAGAGCAGCGAGCTG ATTCTGGATTACGGATGTGTTAGGAGTCTTCTGTCTAACACCAAGACTCTGAGGCAGATCTTGGAGGAGGCAATGTCTCTGCTGAAGATGTTCTGGAGAGCAGCTCTTCCCAGCACGGATCCCTCCATCCAGAACCTTaagaag GAGCAGTGCATGCAGGAGGAGATCTTGTCCTTGAAACTGCGTGTGTCTGAGCAGGAAGAAGTTCTTAAGGGGACAATACAAAGACTGAGGAGCACCAGCCGCACCAAGGAGAGCATGGAGCACTTCATAGTCAGCCAGC TATCAAGGACTCGTGATGTGCTGAAAAAAGCAAGGACAAATTTAGAG ACGAATAAGCTGAGACTTTCCTCTCTaagttcctcctcttcctctccttatGCTG ctgaAGAGCCAGGAGGTGCTGCCAGAGAGCGACCTGCTGATCGCAGTTTCCTGAAGGCCGGTGGTGCTTCTGGAGTCACTGCAACTAGGACCAGTCAGCGTACGGCAGCGAGAAAGCGCAGCAGCCAATGCCTGCTTTAG